In the Gammaproteobacteria bacterium genome, one interval contains:
- the fabZ gene encoding 3-hydroxyacyl-ACP dehydratase FabZ — MSESIQLDIHQIMQQLPHRYPFLMVDRVTECVPGKHLTGIKNVTVNEPCFTGHFPHRPVFPGVLILEALAQATGLLAFATMGKPPEGNQLYYFVGIDKARFKKPVEPGDQLVLKVEVERTVKAVWKFKGVAEVDGKAVCVADLMCAAREFA, encoded by the coding sequence GTGAGCGAATCGATTCAGCTGGACATTCACCAGATCATGCAGCAGTTGCCGCATCGCTATCCTTTCCTGATGGTGGACAGGGTGACCGAGTGCGTGCCGGGCAAGCACCTTACGGGCATCAAGAATGTCACCGTCAACGAGCCGTGCTTTACCGGGCATTTCCCGCACCGTCCGGTTTTTCCGGGAGTATTGATCCTCGAAGCGCTGGCCCAGGCAACCGGCCTGCTGGCATTCGCGACCATGGGCAAGCCGCCGGAAGGCAACCAGCTGTACTACTTTGTCGGTATCGACAAGGCGCGTTTCAAGAAGCCGGTCGAGCCGGGTGACCAGTTGGTACTGAAGGTCGAGGTCGAGCGGACAGTGAAGGCTGTCTGGAAGTTCAAGGGCGTGGCCGAAGTGGACGGCAAGGCTGTCTGTGTCGCGGACCTGATGTGCGCGGCGAGAGAGTTTGCCTGA
- the lpxD gene encoding UDP-3-O-(3-hydroxymyristoyl)glucosamine N-acyltransferase yields MVTHRLGDIARDFDLELRGDENLVISGVGTLASAGPDCIGFLANSKYRSQLGSSRAGAVILAPADAEAFDGNALLSANPYLAFARVAALFEPQRPAGQGVHAAAVVDAQAEVDPSATVMAGAVLARGVSIGAGVVIGANCVLEDGARVGKGTRLAPNVTLCRDVVLGERCIVHPGVVIGADGFGQAPDEGKWVKVPQLGSVVIGNDVEIGANTTIDRGALGDTVIEDGVRLDNQIQIAHNVVVGAHTAIAGCTAVAGSTRIGRHCMIAGKVGITGHLDIADGTTILASTLVARSIGEPGVYSGSYPMERLREWRKNTARVRQLDELAREVRALRKKDSSDKQ; encoded by the coding sequence ATGGTTACACATCGCCTGGGCGACATCGCTCGGGACTTCGATCTCGAGTTGCGTGGCGATGAAAACCTTGTGATCAGCGGGGTCGGTACTCTTGCGAGTGCCGGCCCCGATTGCATTGGCTTCCTGGCCAACAGCAAGTACCGGTCGCAGCTCGGCAGCAGCAGGGCAGGCGCGGTGATCCTGGCGCCGGCGGATGCCGAGGCGTTCGACGGCAATGCCTTGCTGTCGGCCAATCCCTACCTGGCGTTTGCCCGTGTCGCAGCGTTGTTCGAGCCGCAGCGGCCTGCAGGCCAGGGCGTTCATGCTGCCGCAGTTGTCGACGCGCAGGCAGAAGTGGATCCGTCCGCAACCGTGATGGCCGGCGCGGTCCTGGCCAGGGGGGTTTCGATCGGAGCCGGAGTCGTGATCGGCGCCAACTGCGTGCTGGAGGATGGCGCCCGGGTTGGCAAAGGCACGCGGCTCGCGCCCAATGTCACGCTGTGCCGGGACGTGGTGCTGGGCGAACGCTGCATCGTGCATCCCGGGGTCGTGATCGGTGCCGATGGCTTCGGCCAGGCACCGGACGAGGGCAAGTGGGTCAAGGTTCCGCAACTGGGCAGCGTGGTCATCGGCAACGATGTGGAGATCGGTGCCAACACGACCATTGATCGCGGCGCGCTGGGCGACACCGTCATCGAGGACGGGGTGCGGCTGGATAACCAGATACAGATTGCCCACAATGTCGTGGTTGGCGCACACACCGCGATTGCAGGCTGTACGGCCGTGGCTGGCAGTACCAGGATCGGTCGACATTGCATGATTGCCGGCAAGGTCGGCATTACCGGTCACCTGGACATTGCCGATGGCACGACGATCCTGGCCAGTACCCTGGTCGCGCGGTCGATTGGCGAACCGGGCGTGTATTCCGGCAGCTACCCGATGGAAAGGCTGCGCGAGTGGCGCAAGAACACGGCGCGGGTCCGGCAGCTGGACGAGCTGGCGAGGGAAGTCCGGGCATTGCGCAAGAAAGATTCTTCAGACAAACAATGA
- a CDS encoding OmpH family outer membrane protein, with the protein MRKILIAAFAAFGLSFSAQAADLKIGFVNMQAVIQAAPEAEQARKTLEEEFKPQQRDMIADSNELKSLQERYQKDGAVMSDSERQNMERRIRDLQRDLQRREQQLREDLQIRQNEIMGSLQRVAFEATNAFAKENGYDIILIEGVAYVSEAVNVTAQVVERVRGASAEGN; encoded by the coding sequence ATGCGTAAAATCTTGATCGCCGCCTTCGCGGCATTCGGCCTTTCCTTCAGTGCGCAGGCAGCGGATCTGAAGATCGGTTTCGTCAACATGCAGGCTGTCATCCAGGCCGCACCGGAAGCCGAGCAGGCCCGGAAGACCCTGGAAGAAGAGTTCAAGCCGCAGCAGCGCGACATGATCGCAGACAGCAACGAGCTGAAGTCGCTGCAGGAGCGCTACCAGAAGGACGGCGCCGTGATGAGCGATTCCGAGCGCCAGAACATGGAGCGTCGCATCCGTGACCTGCAGCGCGACCTGCAGCGCCGCGAGCAGCAGCTGCGCGAGGACCTCCAGATCCGCCAGAACGAGATCATGGGCAGCCTGCAGCGCGTGGCTTTCGAAGCCACCAATGCCTTCGCCAAGGAAAATGGCTATGACATCATCCTGATCGAAGGTGTTGCTTATGTCAGCGAAGCCGTTAATGTAACTGCTCAGGTAGTCGAGCGCGTTCGCGGTGCTTCCGCCGAAGGCAACTGA
- the bamA gene encoding outer membrane protein assembly factor BamA: MRKLAFVLALMMAVAIAPRASAQEAFVLEDIEIAGLLRISEGTVLNYLPLTPGDTVGRDDIQVAVRSLFRAGFFKDIAVRRDGNVLIFVVEERPSIAAFEVIGNKDIETPVLMQILRSEGLAEGRVFDRSVLEGMETEIYRVYHSRGKYSVHINTQVKELPNNLVDVSIGINEGALASIRDINIIGNEVFSDELLLEQMQLEVSGFWSWTDDADKYSREALVGDLEALRSYYLDRGYADFNIIDVLVSLSDDREDVFLTLRVEEGDVYTVESSEFRGDLKTDEEALRSMIILKDGETFSMQLAEAGAIFMTRTFESRGYAFAEVEPVPEVDRENKTVKVVYQIDTGARTFARNIIFKGAPKTNDEVFRREMRQFESAWLSNALIERGKVRLERLPFVESVQSGTEPVVGEGDLVDVTYEIKERSAGNFLVGVGFGGSATGTLLNASVTHANFMGTGERVQVAAVSSSFSKQLVLSHTDPYSTINGVSRTLELIYRSSDSFGRGLEEFNTETYGAAADFSWPISEYEYFGVGLSANVNELTGTDSAGQGGSSLTITNFITDPAHGETRSVPLNPTIDLIGIKYTDVNATASYSYDTRNRSIFATRGRQRILSVTAAGAPGDVDYYRGRISQRDFFPIGAGFTLTTIGTIRFADTYGETSELPPGQRFFAGGFDTIRGFRESYLGPRDETTYDADGNVAHIGTGFPTGGKLSTFAQVELLLPNYGAEDPTTPPENTQFSLFFDTGSLYEEFDDFDVDQFRTSAGVAATFLTPIGALRFSYGYPLRTRDGDRTERIQFTVGQVF, translated from the coding sequence TTGCGGAAGCTGGCGTTTGTTCTTGCATTGATGATGGCGGTTGCCATCGCTCCCAGGGCGTCTGCCCAGGAGGCATTCGTTCTCGAAGACATCGAGATAGCCGGCTTGCTTCGCATCTCGGAGGGTACGGTATTGAATTACCTGCCCCTGACGCCGGGCGATACGGTGGGTCGCGACGACATTCAGGTTGCGGTGCGTTCCTTGTTCAGGGCCGGGTTCTTCAAGGACATCGCGGTGCGCCGTGACGGCAATGTCCTGATCTTCGTGGTCGAGGAACGACCATCGATTGCTGCCTTCGAGGTGATCGGCAACAAGGATATCGAGACGCCCGTTCTCATGCAGATCCTTCGTTCGGAGGGTCTGGCCGAAGGCCGCGTCTTCGATCGCTCCGTGCTCGAAGGGATGGAGACGGAGATCTATCGCGTCTACCACAGTCGTGGCAAGTACAGCGTGCACATCAACACCCAGGTGAAGGAGCTGCCCAACAACCTGGTGGATGTCAGCATCGGCATCAACGAAGGTGCACTGGCCAGCATTCGTGACATCAACATCATCGGCAACGAAGTATTCAGTGACGAGCTCTTGCTCGAGCAGATGCAGCTCGAGGTGTCCGGGTTCTGGTCGTGGACGGACGATGCCGACAAGTATTCACGCGAAGCCCTGGTCGGCGACCTTGAAGCGCTGCGTTCCTATTATCTCGACCGTGGTTATGCGGACTTCAACATCATCGACGTGCTGGTATCCCTCTCGGATGACCGCGAGGACGTGTTCCTCACGCTCCGTGTCGAAGAAGGTGACGTCTATACCGTAGAGAGCAGCGAGTTCCGTGGCGACCTGAAGACCGACGAGGAAGCCTTGCGGTCGATGATCATCCTCAAGGACGGCGAAACGTTCTCGATGCAGCTTGCCGAGGCCGGCGCCATTTTCATGACACGCACCTTCGAGTCGCGCGGTTACGCCTTTGCGGAAGTGGAACCCGTTCCCGAGGTCGATCGCGAGAACAAGACAGTGAAGGTCGTGTATCAGATCGATACCGGCGCGCGCACGTTTGCGCGCAACATCATTTTCAAGGGCGCGCCGAAGACCAATGACGAAGTGTTCCGTCGGGAAATGCGCCAGTTCGAATCCGCCTGGTTGAGCAATGCCCTGATCGAGCGCGGCAAGGTCCGTCTCGAGCGGCTGCCCTTCGTCGAGAGCGTGCAGTCGGGCACGGAGCCCGTGGTCGGCGAAGGAGACCTGGTCGATGTGACCTACGAGATCAAGGAACGCTCGGCAGGCAACTTCCTGGTCGGCGTCGGTTTCGGCGGCAGTGCCACCGGTACCCTGCTGAATGCCTCGGTGACCCATGCCAATTTCATGGGAACCGGCGAGCGCGTCCAGGTGGCGGCTGTTTCCAGTTCCTTCTCCAAGCAGCTGGTGCTGTCGCACACCGATCCCTATTCGACCATCAATGGCGTCAGCCGGACGCTCGAGCTGATCTACCGCAGTTCGGATTCCTTCGGCCGAGGCCTCGAGGAATTCAACACCGAGACCTATGGCGCTGCTGCCGACTTCAGTTGGCCGATCAGCGAGTACGAGTACTTCGGCGTCGGGCTGTCGGCAAACGTGAACGAGCTGACCGGTACGGACAGTGCGGGGCAGGGTGGTTCGTCGCTGACCATCACGAACTTCATCACCGATCCCGCGCATGGTGAAACGCGCAGTGTTCCCTTGAATCCGACGATCGACCTCATCGGCATCAAGTACACCGACGTCAACGCCACGGCTTCGTACTCCTATGACACGAGAAACCGGTCGATCTTCGCGACGCGTGGTCGCCAGCGCATCCTTTCCGTCACTGCTGCCGGCGCGCCGGGTGATGTCGACTACTACCGTGGACGTATTTCACAACGTGACTTCTTCCCGATTGGCGCAGGCTTCACGCTGACAACCATCGGCACGATTCGTTTTGCAGACACCTACGGCGAGACGTCCGAGCTGCCGCCGGGCCAGCGTTTCTTCGCCGGCGGTTTCGATACCATCAGGGGCTTCCGCGAGTCCTATCTCGGACCTCGTGACGAGACGACCTATGACGCCGACGGCAATGTTGCGCATATCGGCACCGGCTTCCCGACGGGCGGCAAGCTGAGCACCTTTGCACAGGTGGAGCTGCTGCTGCCCAACTATGGCGCCGAGGATCCGACGACGCCGCCGGAGAATACCCAGTTCAGCCTGTTCTTCGACACCGGCAGTCTCTATGAAGAGTTCGACGACTTCGATGTCGACCAGTTCCGTACGTCGGCTGGTGTTGCAGCCACGTTCCTTACGCCCATCGGTGCACTGCGCTTCAGCTATGGTTACCCCCTGCGTACGCGGGATGGTGACCGCACGGAGCGAATCCAGTTCACCGTGGGGCAGGTTTTCTAG
- the rseP gene encoding RIP metalloprotease RseP: protein MSVVISILAYAVAISLLVTVHEFGHYLMARWMKVPVLRFSVGFGKPLLRWQPKGSETEFVISALPLGGYVKMLDERNPDFPIGREAESFNRKAIWRRALILVGGPMFNFLFAIAAYWLVFVVGIPSFASIVGDVAPNSPAARAGVEQGDRITAVEGTPIRTWSAASIELLEGVLDGGTLELTLDRNGQQRDVRIAIDDPKALTEPGELLPGLGLSQALPQSYVASVLPDSPAERAGLQEGDVLLRLDGEPLRFGGRLSQATADNAGNTLEIDVRRGDRELTVAVVPEVIVVDGVERSRIGIGEAIAREDIERFIARDTLGPVAAVAAAATKTWDFSVLTLRVLGRMVVGDVSLRNISGPINIASYAGTTASYGLVPFLSFLAVISISLGVINLLPVPLLDGGQLLFLGVEGIKGSPLSAAAEASSQQIGILLIFGFMSLAIYNDFARLFGNGG from the coding sequence ATGAGCGTGGTAATCAGCATTCTGGCCTATGCGGTCGCTATCAGCCTGCTCGTGACGGTTCACGAGTTCGGGCACTATTTGATGGCGCGCTGGATGAAAGTGCCGGTGCTGCGTTTCTCGGTCGGTTTCGGCAAGCCCCTGTTGCGCTGGCAGCCGAAGGGCAGCGAGACCGAGTTTGTCATCTCCGCCTTGCCGCTGGGTGGCTACGTCAAGATGCTCGACGAGCGGAATCCGGATTTCCCCATCGGCCGGGAGGCCGAGTCGTTCAATCGCAAGGCCATCTGGCGCCGCGCCCTGATCCTGGTCGGCGGACCGATGTTCAATTTCCTGTTTGCCATCGCGGCCTACTGGCTGGTTTTCGTGGTCGGCATCCCGAGCTTCGCCTCGATCGTGGGAGACGTTGCGCCGAACTCGCCGGCAGCTCGAGCCGGGGTGGAGCAGGGTGACCGGATCACCGCGGTCGAAGGAACCCCGATCCGGACCTGGTCGGCCGCCAGCATCGAGTTGCTCGAGGGCGTTCTCGATGGCGGGACACTGGAACTGACGCTGGACCGTAACGGTCAACAGCGTGATGTCAGGATTGCAATCGATGATCCCAAGGCGCTGACCGAACCGGGCGAGTTGCTGCCGGGGCTCGGTCTCAGCCAGGCCCTGCCACAGTCCTACGTGGCCAGCGTGTTGCCGGATTCACCGGCGGAACGGGCCGGTCTGCAGGAAGGTGACGTGTTGCTCCGCCTGGATGGCGAGCCGCTGCGATTCGGTGGGAGGCTCAGCCAGGCAACCGCAGACAATGCCGGCAACACACTGGAAATCGACGTGCGGCGCGGTGATCGCGAGCTGACCGTTGCGGTCGTACCGGAAGTCATCGTCGTTGACGGTGTCGAGCGCTCCCGCATCGGGATTGGCGAGGCCATTGCCAGGGAAGATATCGAGCGTTTCATTGCGCGTGACACGCTCGGGCCGGTGGCAGCTGTCGCCGCCGCCGCGACGAAAACCTGGGATTTTTCGGTGCTGACCCTGCGCGTGCTGGGTCGGATGGTTGTTGGCGACGTGTCGTTGCGCAATATCAGCGGCCCGATCAACATCGCATCCTACGCCGGAACGACGGCGAGTTACGGCCTTGTGCCGTTCCTGTCGTTCCTGGCAGTCATTTCCATTTCGCTGGGCGTAATCAACCTGTTGCCGGTTCCCTTGCTGGACGGTGGGCAGCTGTTGTTCCTCGGCGTTGAAGGAATCAAAGGCAGCCCGCTGTCGGCCGCGGCCGAGGCGAGCAGTCAGCAGATTGGAATTCTGCTCATTTTCGGATTCATGTCGCTCGCGATCTACAACGATTTCGCGCGACTGTTCGGTAACGGAGGTTAA
- a CDS encoding phosphatidate cytidylyltransferase — protein sequence MLLHRVLTALVLLPLVFGLILFAPQPFFEAAVVLVMAATAREWGRLAQCGRTVEFGLPVLVALVLAGISIFDSAFWAHSLLLAALALWSLSPLWLWRRWKLPAGAHCVAAMVLLPAAGLALMLLHELGEFGVWLIAVLLMVWATDVGAYFAGRGFGNRKLAPSISPAKTWEGALGGIFLAAAVAAGIAFWQAQGLWLEWSIGGLLVAAASIVGDLIESLLKRQAGIKDSGRMLPGHGGALDRLDSLLLAAPVFLAYGMLAGLFAGQAPA from the coding sequence ATGTTGCTGCACCGCGTTCTGACAGCCCTCGTCCTGCTGCCGCTGGTATTCGGACTCATTCTGTTTGCCCCGCAGCCGTTTTTCGAGGCCGCCGTGGTGCTCGTTATGGCAGCGACCGCGCGCGAGTGGGGTCGCCTTGCGCAGTGCGGCCGTACCGTGGAATTCGGACTGCCTGTCCTGGTCGCGCTGGTTCTGGCAGGAATCTCCATATTTGATTCCGCATTCTGGGCGCATTCTCTGTTGCTTGCGGCACTGGCCCTGTGGTCTCTTTCACCGCTGTGGTTGTGGCGCCGCTGGAAACTGCCTGCCGGCGCCCATTGTGTTGCCGCCATGGTGTTGCTGCCGGCCGCGGGCCTGGCGCTGATGTTGCTGCATGAGCTGGGTGAATTTGGCGTCTGGTTGATCGCCGTGCTGCTGATGGTCTGGGCGACCGACGTAGGTGCCTACTTCGCGGGACGCGGTTTCGGCAACAGGAAACTGGCGCCGAGCATCAGTCCGGCCAAGACCTGGGAAGGCGCCCTGGGCGGCATTTTCCTGGCGGCGGCGGTCGCTGCCGGGATTGCCTTCTGGCAGGCGCAGGGTCTCTGGCTCGAGTGGAGCATTGGCGGGCTGCTGGTAGCCGCTGCCTCGATTGTCGGTGACCTGATCGAAAGCCTGTTGAAGCGGCAGGCCGGTATCAAGGACAGCGGGCGCATGCTGCCCGGGCACGGCGGGGCGCTGGATCGACTGGATTCCCTGCTGCTGGCGGCACCGGTCTTCCTGGCTTACGGCATGCTGGCCGGCCTGTTTGCCGGTCAAGCGCCGGCCTGA
- the uppS gene encoding polyprenyl diphosphate synthase, whose product MAEPTDASSREAAGDVPGHVAIIMDGNGRWAQRRSRPRAFGHRAGQQALESTLRAARELGIGTLTVFAFSSENWERPQDEVESLMSLFVSALEKKVPELIENGVCLGFGGDLERFPAKLRKGMDAAEQATALDSAALRLNVAVGYGGRWDIVQAARSAASKGELTDETLAANLAFADSGEPDLLIRTGGEYRISNFLLWQLAYTELYFTDCLWPDFDKAALAAAVDWYAGRERRFGRIKEAGGES is encoded by the coding sequence ATGGCCGAACCGACCGACGCCAGTTCCAGGGAAGCCGCCGGGGATGTTCCCGGACACGTAGCCATCATCATGGATGGCAACGGCCGCTGGGCGCAGCGTCGTTCGAGGCCGCGGGCCTTCGGGCACCGCGCCGGCCAGCAGGCGCTGGAGTCGACCTTGCGGGCGGCGCGCGAGCTGGGTATCGGCACCTTGACGGTTTTCGCCTTCAGCAGCGAAAACTGGGAGCGCCCGCAGGACGAAGTGGAAAGCCTGATGAGCCTGTTCGTATCGGCACTGGAAAAGAAGGTGCCGGAGCTGATCGAGAACGGGGTCTGTCTCGGCTTTGGCGGTGACCTGGAGCGTTTCCCCGCCAAGCTTCGCAAGGGGATGGACGCTGCCGAGCAGGCAACGGCCCTCGACAGTGCAGCCTTGCGACTGAATGTCGCGGTTGGCTACGGCGGCCGCTGGGATATCGTGCAGGCGGCGAGGTCGGCTGCCAGCAAGGGCGAACTGACCGACGAAACACTGGCCGCCAACCTGGCCTTTGCCGATAGCGGCGAGCCGGACCTGTTGATCAGGACCGGCGGCGAATACCGCATCAGCAATTTCCTGCTCTGGCAGCTGGCATACACGGAACTGTATTTCACGGATTGCCTCTGGCCGGACTTCGACAAGGCAGCGCTGGCTGCGGCGGTCGACTGGTATGCAGGCAGGGAACGCCGGTTTGGCCGGATCAAGGAAGCAGGGGGAGAATCCTGA
- the frr gene encoding ribosome recycling factor, with protein sequence MIDEFKKDAASRMQKSVGSFETDLGKVRTGRAHTSLLDHITVEYYGSEVPLSQVANIAVGDARTLTVQPWEKTMVPVIEKAIIQSDLGLNPNTAGEIIRIPLPQLTEERRRDLIKVVRGEAESARVAIRNIRRDVLGDIKDLLKEKEITEDDERRAQDDIQGLTDKYVGEIDSLLEKKEKELLEV encoded by the coding sequence ATGATCGACGAATTCAAGAAAGATGCGGCCAGCCGCATGCAGAAGAGCGTAGGCAGTTTCGAGACCGATCTCGGCAAGGTGCGCACCGGGCGTGCGCACACAAGCCTGCTGGATCACATCACGGTCGAGTACTACGGTTCCGAAGTGCCATTGAGCCAGGTTGCCAACATTGCCGTCGGCGATGCTCGCACCCTGACGGTGCAGCCGTGGGAAAAGACCATGGTGCCGGTGATCGAGAAGGCCATCATCCAGTCCGATCTCGGCCTGAATCCGAATACCGCTGGCGAGATCATCCGCATTCCACTGCCCCAGCTGACCGAAGAGCGTCGCCGCGACCTGATCAAGGTGGTGCGTGGGGAGGCGGAGTCGGCGCGCGTCGCGATTCGCAACATTCGCCGTGACGTGCTCGGCGACATCAAGGATCTCCTCAAGGAAAAGGAGATCACTGAAGATGACGAGCGCCGCGCCCAGGACGATATCCAGGGCCTGACCGACAAGTACGTCGGTGAAATCGACTCCCTGCTCGAAAAGAAAGAGAAAGAGCTGCTGGAAGTCTGA